One Solirubrobacter pauli DNA segment encodes these proteins:
- a CDS encoding carboxymuconolactone decarboxylase family protein produces the protein MAPRIPPTEIDGVYGALVKRMARRMLGDVPESLGVAWHNKQVLNFGFGLGRKSRKWNRCDESLKTFAHMAVASYVGCSACLDIGYFHAHQQGLDLDKAREVPRWRESTRFTPLERDVMEYAEAMSQTPPTVTDELSARLLEALGPAALIELTSYAALANYYTRMNTALGIEADGLADRCELKPLAMPAVAA, from the coding sequence ATGGCTCCCCGCATCCCCCCGACCGAGATCGACGGCGTCTACGGCGCGCTCGTCAAGCGCATGGCGCGCCGGATGCTCGGCGACGTGCCCGAGTCGCTGGGCGTGGCGTGGCACAACAAGCAGGTGCTGAACTTCGGCTTCGGGCTCGGCCGCAAGTCACGCAAGTGGAACCGGTGCGACGAGAGCCTGAAGACGTTCGCGCACATGGCCGTCGCGAGCTACGTCGGCTGCAGCGCGTGCCTGGACATCGGCTACTTCCACGCGCACCAGCAGGGCCTGGACCTCGACAAGGCGCGCGAGGTGCCGCGCTGGCGGGAGTCGACCCGGTTCACCCCGCTCGAGCGGGACGTGATGGAGTACGCGGAAGCGATGTCGCAGACCCCGCCCACGGTCACCGACGAGCTGTCCGCCCGGCTGCTGGAGGCGCTCGGCCCGGCCGCGCTGATCGAGCTCACCTCGTACGCCGCACTCGCGAACTACTACACGCGCATGAACACGGCGCTCGGCATCGAGGCGGACGGCCTCGCCGACCGCTGCGAGCTCAAGCCCCTCGCGATGCCCGCCGTCGCCGCATGA